In Spartobacteria bacterium, the following are encoded in one genomic region:
- a CDS encoding response regulator: MVHLKKLIKRKIALRLALTLAAMVFAIGLISTVLFRAINGYLMKDYLRTIIHNTESFARLAYPQPLWNIDLDVMRQLNYALMNNEAVVAVNVFDERGYISGLQRGSVYSLKHEASTPYVIPDHSPYHIYLVEQPIRYNDRAIGKIFIYYTDAEINALNHRSTIQIAIISFFIMLVNLFLTYWGVRRLIIAPILKLADFTQDVALSRNYSLRISRPPGNDEMSHLFDNFNYLLDQVCSHSQQRDTMEKQLFDAQHFMNDIIDSIPTILVTIDTDGTVTLANATAKRLFDTGQKALIGSNAWEELPALAPYRHACDVLLEDRNPSIIYRVKNKLIDADAFYDVSLYPLIKANGLLNGIVLSLSDVTEMTKKEQDLQQAQKMEMIGNLAGGLAHDFNNILGGIVGTISIIKHRLTKNGCIPNEKLEPLVSLMESASHRAIDLVRQLLTISRKQEVTYVPVNLYNAVLHTIKICKNSFDKCVAIEFAPRVDNSECLVTADPTQLEQVLLNLCINAYDAMTSMRPETQPAGGQLTIMIEQVTVDKSMVLLHPEAVPGFYWKIAVHDTGVGIDKSIMSTIFDPFFATKNKEKGTGLGLSMVAGIINRHKGIVDVYSEAGAGTTFSVYLPCAVSAENLAEQVPKPVLSQGNGTILVIDDEEEMRQVAKLMLQEYGYDVLLATDGQTGISMYKRHQSEISAVILDIVMPNMPGQDAYKLLKKINPNVIVLLASGFFKDERVTETLKAGANAFISKPYTLDNLMKTLQQVLSAK, from the coding sequence ATGGTTCATTTGAAAAAACTGATCAAACGGAAGATTGCGTTACGATTGGCTTTAACCCTTGCCGCGATGGTTTTTGCTATAGGTCTCATTTCTACTGTTTTGTTTAGAGCGATCAACGGTTATCTAATGAAGGACTACCTTCGTACAATCATCCATAACACCGAGTCCTTTGCCCGGCTGGCTTATCCGCAGCCACTATGGAATATTGATCTTGATGTGATGCGCCAGCTCAATTATGCGCTGATGAATAACGAAGCGGTCGTAGCCGTCAACGTATTTGATGAGCGGGGATATATTTCGGGCCTGCAACGCGGCAGTGTTTACAGCCTGAAGCACGAAGCCAGCACTCCCTACGTTATTCCAGACCATTCTCCCTACCACATCTACCTGGTGGAACAGCCGATCAGGTATAACGACAGGGCCATCGGTAAAATCTTTATTTATTATACGGATGCCGAAATTAATGCGTTGAATCATCGGTCTACGATTCAGATCGCGATCATCAGTTTTTTTATCATGCTGGTGAATCTGTTTCTTACTTACTGGGGGGTGCGGCGGCTGATCATTGCGCCCATTCTAAAACTTGCCGATTTTACACAGGATGTCGCGCTGTCCCGTAATTATTCCCTGCGGATCAGTCGGCCGCCCGGAAACGACGAAATGAGTCACCTGTTCGACAACTTTAATTACCTGCTCGATCAGGTGTGCAGTCATTCTCAACAGCGTGACACCATGGAAAAACAGCTGTTTGATGCGCAGCACTTCATGAACGACATTATCGACTCCATTCCCACCATTCTGGTCACCATTGATACCGACGGAACCGTCACACTGGCCAATGCCACGGCAAAACGCCTCTTCGACACGGGGCAGAAAGCGTTGATAGGCAGTAATGCATGGGAAGAGCTTCCCGCACTGGCTCCATACCGCCATGCTTGTGATGTGCTTCTTGAAGACAGAAATCCAAGTATCATCTATCGTGTTAAAAATAAGCTTATTGATGCAGATGCCTTTTATGACGTATCGCTGTATCCCCTGATCAAGGCCAACGGACTCCTGAACGGAATCGTTCTGAGTCTTTCTGATGTCACTGAAATGACCAAGAAGGAGCAGGACCTTCAGCAGGCGCAAAAGATGGAAATGATCGGGAATCTTGCGGGCGGGCTGGCTCATGACTTTAATAATATCCTGGGTGGTATTGTCGGAACCATTTCCATTATAAAACACCGATTGACGAAAAATGGTTGTATTCCCAATGAAAAACTGGAACCCCTCGTATCTCTCATGGAAAGTGCCAGTCACCGGGCGATTGATCTCGTCCGGCAATTGCTGACGATATCCCGGAAACAGGAGGTCACCTACGTCCCCGTAAATTTGTATAATGCGGTGCTGCATACCATTAAGATTTGCAAAAACTCCTTTGATAAGTGCGTCGCCATTGAATTTGCGCCGCGTGTTGATAATAGCGAGTGTTTGGTCACAGCAGATCCCACGCAGCTGGAACAAGTGCTTCTCAATCTGTGCATCAACGCCTACGATGCCATGACTTCCATGCGGCCGGAGACACAGCCGGCGGGCGGGCAGTTGACCATTATGATCGAACAGGTGACCGTCGATAAGTCGATGGTGCTGCTCCATCCTGAGGCAGTTCCCGGGTTTTATTGGAAGATTGCGGTGCATGATACCGGCGTTGGTATTGATAAATCCATCATGTCCACCATATTTGATCCGTTCTTTGCTACCAAGAACAAGGAAAAGGGCACCGGGCTGGGGCTTTCTATGGTGGCGGGCATCATAAATCGTCATAAAGGGATTGTTGACGTCTATTCTGAAGCAGGTGCAGGGACAACGTTCAGTGTTTATCTGCCCTGTGCCGTCTCAGCCGAGAACTTAGCGGAACAGGTGCCGAAACCAGTACTGTCGCAGGGCAACGGCACGATTCTGGTGATTGATGACGAGGAGGAGATGCGGCAGGTCGCCAAACTCATGCTGCAGGAATATGGATACGACGTACTTCTCGCCACTGACGGCCAAACCGGCATCAGTATGTACAAAAGGCATCAGAGCGAAATCAGTGCCGTGATTCTCGATATTGTCATGCCCAATATGCCGGGACAGGACGCCTATAAACTGCTGAAGAAGATCAACCCCAATGTTATCGTTTTACTCGCATCGGGGTTTTTCAAAGATGAACGTGTAACGGAGACGCTCAAAGCAGGAGCCAATGCGTTTATCTCAAAACCCTATACACTGGATAATCTTATGAAAACACTACAGCAGGTGCTGTCGGCTAAATAG
- the thiC gene encoding phosphomethylpyrimidine synthase ThiC has protein sequence MMEWMTQAQAARKGMITDAMRVVAEKEYVDVETLRDHVASGRVVIPFNKNHKNLDPMGIGRLLRTKINANIGNSAISSGAGCELKKLDCAVKYGSDTVMDLSTGDDVTHIRQRIIAHSRVPVGTVPIYEALNRVDNPMDITHGLLLQVITEQAEQGVDYMTIHAGLKREQVPLAKKRLLGIVSRGGSITAKWMTHHKCENPLYNHFDEVLDICLKHDVTLSLGDGLRPGCLADASDEAQFAELAVLGELVTRCREAGVQVMVEGPGHIPMDEIQMNMEKEIELCDDAPFYILGPVVTDCAPGYDHITSAIGATMGAFYGASMLCYVTPKEHLGLPNERDVRDGVIAYKIAAHAADIALKRPHARDRDDEISQARVDFDWQKQFDLALDPEKARELRNESLQERSLPPDGKSKEEYCTMCGPKYCSMRISKEL, from the coding sequence ATGATGGAATGGATGACACAGGCACAGGCTGCCCGCAAGGGGATGATTACCGACGCGATGAGAGTGGTCGCAGAAAAGGAATATGTTGACGTTGAAACACTGCGCGATCATGTGGCTTCGGGCCGCGTTGTTATTCCCTTTAATAAGAATCACAAAAACTTAGATCCCATGGGGATCGGTCGTCTTTTACGAACGAAGATAAATGCCAACATCGGCAACTCTGCCATCAGCAGTGGTGCGGGATGTGAATTGAAGAAACTGGATTGCGCGGTGAAATACGGTTCCGATACCGTCATGGATCTGAGCACTGGCGACGACGTGACCCACATCCGACAGCGCATCATTGCACATAGCAGGGTTCCTGTGGGAACTGTTCCCATTTATGAAGCACTGAACCGCGTGGATAATCCTATGGATATTACGCATGGATTATTGCTTCAGGTGATCACAGAGCAGGCCGAGCAGGGCGTCGATTATATGACCATTCACGCTGGTTTGAAGCGGGAGCAGGTGCCTCTGGCAAAGAAGCGTCTTCTGGGCATTGTCAGTCGCGGCGGATCGATTACCGCCAAGTGGATGACCCATCATAAGTGCGAAAATCCCCTCTATAATCATTTTGATGAGGTGCTGGATATTTGCTTAAAACACGATGTGACGTTATCTCTCGGCGACGGATTGCGTCCCGGTTGCCTGGCCGATGCGTCGGATGAAGCGCAGTTTGCTGAACTGGCGGTGCTGGGTGAACTGGTTACCCGCTGCCGCGAAGCAGGTGTGCAGGTGATGGTCGAAGGTCCGGGTCATATTCCCATGGATGAAATCCAGATGAACATGGAAAAAGAAATAGAACTGTGCGACGACGCGCCTTTCTACATTCTCGGTCCTGTTGTCACCGATTGTGCTCCCGGCTACGATCATATCACATCGGCCATAGGGGCCACCATGGGAGCCTTTTATGGTGCATCCATGCTGTGTTATGTCACTCCGAAAGAGCATTTGGGACTGCCCAATGAACGGGACGTTCGTGATGGCGTCATCGCCTATAAAATTGCGGCGCATGCTGCTGATATAGCCCTCAAACGCCCTCATGCCCGTGATCGCGACGACGAGATCTCTCAGGCGCGAGTGGATTTTGACTGGCAGAAACAGTTTGATTTGGCACTTGACCCCGAAAAAGCACGTGAACTGCGCAATGAATCCCTTCAGGAGCGTTCACTTCCTCCTGATGGAAAGAGCAAAGAAGAATATTGCACCATGTGCGGTCCGAAATACTGTTCCATGCGCATCAGCAAAGAACTGTAG
- a CDS encoding HAD family hydrolase → MKGDSMNVLFDLDGTLTDSFVGITRSISYALEAMHVAVPDVSELAWCIGPPLEFSFAKLLQTHDEVLVQHAVAIYRERYQYKGIYENTVYPNIPECLSALKDMGCTLYVATSKPGVYAQKIIDHFELTPFFKAVHGSELDGTRSNKEELLDYIIASESLLPSETYMVGDRKFDMIGAAHHLLHGIGVLWGYGSLDELQMAGAAWCVNNPEELISLIKKES, encoded by the coding sequence ATGAAGGGTGATTCTATGAATGTGTTATTTGATTTGGACGGAACCTTGACCGATTCTTTTGTGGGCATTACCCGCAGTATTTCTTATGCGCTGGAAGCCATGCATGTTGCCGTTCCAGACGTGTCGGAACTCGCTTGGTGTATTGGTCCGCCTCTTGAGTTTAGCTTTGCTAAACTATTACAGACCCATGATGAGGTGCTGGTGCAGCATGCTGTCGCGATTTACAGGGAGCGCTATCAGTACAAAGGCATATACGAAAACACGGTGTATCCGAACATTCCTGAATGTTTATCCGCGTTGAAGGACATGGGGTGTACGTTGTATGTAGCTACCTCAAAACCGGGCGTTTATGCACAGAAAATTATCGATCATTTTGAGTTGACGCCTTTCTTTAAGGCGGTGCATGGCAGTGAACTTGATGGAACCCGCAGCAATAAAGAGGAACTGCTGGATTATATTATTGCCTCAGAATCCCTGCTTCCATCAGAAACATATATGGTTGGCGACCGCAAATTTGATATGATAGGCGCAGCGCATCATCTTCTTCACGGCATAGGTGTGCTCTGGGGTTACGGGTCGCTGGACGAATTGCAGATGGCCGGTGCCGCATGGTGTGTGAATAATCCCGAAGAGTTAATTTCGTTAATAAAGAAGGAATCATAA
- a CDS encoding DNA polymerase II, with translation MKSTLAYSEILFGTDRTPRITAMEHVAAKERDHVLFWQRNTELIKRQEDFTCFCLCSESIPETCMGNTAYRRLDGSGVLNIMVTSHHWTDMLACVKDIKVHCKSNGLKPDEHVFFINDPVQQHLLLSGKTLFKDMAFHELHRMQLDIETYCDPQYDFCNASRESDQILLITLSDQSEWVHVISSEAMSEKQMLEEMVSVIRDRDPDVIEGHNLFNFDLPYIMERAKKNKVKCSIGRDCSVPKSRSSRWSAAERTTHFTRFDIFGRHVIDTYFLVQLYDITHRSLESYSLKNAAIHFGIAPENRTYIEGALIAETFTCDPEKVTRYAIDDINETRRLAAILSPTYFAQTQLLPLSYQNVVLRGNATKINALMLRSYLKEQAAVPIPQPSHPFEGGYTDMFYEGLAHRVEHVDVRSLYPSLMLAYNLVPASDTRQIFSGILEQLRTFRLQCKQAEASAQTPEEALHFNALQTTFKILINSFYGYLAFEQGLFNDYDVAETITSKGRTLLRSMIDRVNELGGKPIEIDTDGIYFIPPDDELCDEATFRSRFREILPSGIEVEFDGSYQAMFSYKMKNYALLDTDNHVIIKGAALKSRGLEPFQRTLLKNMLRLLLEDRANDIPPLVDAMAEQIRQRSYPISMLAKTETLQSDPASYQSKQTNGQRNKNAAYELALAYPGKYRAGDQISYYITGTNKKVKVFEAARPIHEYNPAQPDDNTEYYIDKLTTLYHKFCPQDIIRNHEKKNEDQQLMLF, from the coding sequence ATGAAAAGCACTTTAGCCTATTCGGAAATACTCTTTGGAACAGACCGGACCCCGCGCATCACTGCGATGGAACATGTCGCAGCTAAGGAAAGGGATCATGTACTGTTTTGGCAGCGCAACACCGAACTGATAAAAAGGCAGGAGGACTTTACCTGTTTTTGCCTTTGCAGCGAAAGCATTCCTGAAACCTGTATGGGAAATACAGCGTACCGCCGTCTAGACGGGAGCGGTGTGTTAAACATCATGGTGACATCGCATCATTGGACGGACATGCTGGCCTGTGTTAAAGATATCAAAGTCCATTGTAAATCAAATGGATTAAAACCGGACGAACATGTGTTCTTCATCAACGATCCTGTTCAACAGCATTTGCTGCTCTCTGGAAAAACCCTGTTTAAAGACATGGCATTTCATGAATTACATCGCATGCAGCTGGACATTGAAACCTATTGCGACCCGCAGTATGACTTCTGTAATGCATCACGGGAGTCTGATCAAATCCTACTCATCACCCTGTCAGATCAAAGTGAATGGGTTCACGTCATTTCGTCGGAAGCGATGAGCGAAAAACAAATGCTGGAGGAAATGGTGTCCGTGATCAGAGATCGTGATCCGGATGTTATAGAAGGCCACAACCTGTTTAATTTCGATCTGCCCTACATCATGGAGCGGGCAAAAAAGAACAAAGTGAAATGCAGCATCGGCCGTGATTGCTCCGTACCGAAAAGCCGCTCCAGCAGATGGTCTGCCGCCGAACGAACAACCCATTTCACGCGATTTGACATCTTTGGGCGTCATGTCATCGACACCTATTTTCTCGTTCAGCTCTACGACATCACCCATCGCTCGCTGGAAAGCTACAGTTTAAAGAATGCAGCCATACATTTCGGGATTGCGCCGGAAAATCGAACCTACATTGAGGGGGCGCTCATTGCCGAAACATTCACCTGTGATCCGGAAAAAGTAACGCGCTACGCCATCGATGACATCAACGAAACGCGGCGGTTAGCCGCTATTCTTTCCCCCACCTATTTTGCACAGACCCAACTGCTGCCACTGTCCTATCAAAACGTCGTATTGCGGGGTAACGCGACAAAAATCAATGCCCTCATGCTGCGCTCCTACCTCAAAGAACAGGCGGCCGTCCCCATTCCACAGCCATCCCATCCCTTTGAAGGCGGATATACCGATATGTTTTATGAGGGGCTGGCCCATCGCGTGGAACACGTTGATGTCCGCTCCCTTTATCCATCACTCATGCTTGCGTACAACCTGGTTCCGGCATCGGACACACGACAGATCTTTTCTGGAATCCTGGAACAGCTTCGCACCTTTCGGTTGCAATGCAAACAAGCCGAAGCCTCGGCCCAAACACCTGAAGAGGCACTGCATTTCAACGCACTGCAAACGACCTTTAAAATATTAATCAATTCCTTTTACGGTTATCTAGCCTTTGAGCAGGGTTTATTTAACGACTATGACGTTGCGGAGACCATTACATCGAAAGGCCGAACCCTCCTCCGCTCCATGATTGATCGCGTCAATGAACTGGGCGGAAAACCCATTGAAATTGATACAGACGGCATCTATTTCATCCCGCCGGACGACGAACTTTGCGACGAAGCGACCTTTAGATCCCGTTTTAGAGAAATTCTTCCTTCAGGAATTGAGGTAGAATTCGATGGTTCTTATCAAGCGATGTTTAGCTACAAAATGAAAAATTACGCACTGCTGGATACCGACAATCATGTGATTATCAAAGGCGCGGCATTAAAATCGCGAGGACTCGAACCGTTTCAGAGAACATTGCTGAAAAACATGCTCCGGCTCCTTTTGGAAGATCGCGCCAATGATATTCCACCTCTGGTCGATGCCATGGCAGAGCAAATTCGGCAACGCAGCTATCCCATCTCCATGCTGGCCAAAACAGAGACCTTGCAAAGCGATCCCGCCAGCTATCAGTCCAAACAGACAAATGGACAGCGAAATAAAAACGCCGCCTATGAACTGGCTCTTGCCTATCCGGGGAAATATCGGGCAGGCGATCAGATTTCGTATTATATCACGGGGACGAATAAAAAAGTTAAAGTATTTGAAGCCGCGCGACCAATCCATGAGTACAACCCCGCGCAGCCAGATGACAATACGGAGTATTACATCGACAAACTAACAACGCTTTATCACAAATTTTGCCCGCAGGACATCATACGCAACCACGAGAAAAAAAATGAAGACCAACAACTTATGCTTTTCTAA
- the ettA gene encoding energy-dependent translational throttle protein EttA, giving the protein MAGEYVFNLQGLTKRHGAKTILDEVYLAFFFGAKIGVIGPNGSGKSSLMRIMAGLDTEFTGDMYKAKNAQVGYLEQEPLVDCSKTVAEVVREGVAKKQALIDRYDAICDLLGTDLSEDESDKLNNEMGDLQDLIDSQDLWELDHYVDVAMEALRLPPAEQNVATLSGGERRRVALCRLLLSDPDVLLLDEPTNHLDAESVDWMEEHLKRFKGTLIVVTHDRYFLSNVTEWILELDEGHAYPYKGNYEAWLTQKEEMAEKQKKTNASRRKMLKQELEWVRLNASARLTKNKARLKRYEEMASQEFDTREENLVIQIPHGRRLGEKVVEAKNLTKAFGDRLIMENVSFQLPRGGIVGVIGGNGAGKTTLFNMIVGKEKPTEGSLILGETVDISYVDQMRDALNADATVYEEITGGTESVDVGGKSMNGRAYCARFNFKGGEQQKKVGMLSGGERNRVHLAKLLRSGGNLLLLDEPTNDLDVHTLRSLEEGLLDFGGCAVVISHDRWFLDRIATHILAFEGNSDVIWFEGNYQAFHQWKIKQAGETTPHKVKYRPFKH; this is encoded by the coding sequence ATGGCCGGTGAATATGTTTTCAATTTGCAGGGATTAACCAAACGCCATGGAGCTAAAACCATACTGGATGAGGTGTATCTGGCTTTCTTTTTCGGCGCAAAAATCGGGGTGATCGGTCCCAATGGCTCCGGTAAATCCAGCCTGATGCGTATCATGGCCGGTCTGGACACGGAATTTACCGGTGATATGTACAAAGCGAAAAATGCGCAAGTTGGTTATCTGGAGCAGGAACCCCTGGTGGATTGTTCGAAAACCGTGGCGGAAGTTGTGCGCGAAGGCGTCGCCAAAAAACAGGCACTCATTGATCGGTATGATGCCATTTGTGATTTGCTGGGAACGGATCTGAGTGAGGATGAATCCGATAAACTCAACAACGAAATGGGGGATCTGCAGGATCTCATCGACAGTCAGGATCTGTGGGAGCTGGATCATTATGTTGACGTGGCTATGGAGGCGTTACGGTTGCCGCCGGCAGAACAGAATGTCGCCACGTTGTCCGGCGGTGAGCGTCGTCGTGTTGCGCTGTGCCGTCTGCTGCTATCCGATCCAGACGTGCTGCTGCTGGATGAACCGACCAACCATCTGGATGCCGAATCGGTGGACTGGATGGAAGAGCATCTCAAGCGTTTCAAAGGGACACTGATCGTCGTAACGCATGATCGTTATTTTTTATCCAATGTGACCGAATGGATCCTCGAACTCGATGAAGGGCATGCTTATCCCTATAAAGGAAATTACGAAGCGTGGCTGACCCAAAAAGAGGAAATGGCAGAGAAGCAGAAAAAAACCAACGCATCTCGTCGCAAAATGCTGAAACAGGAACTGGAATGGGTCAGACTAAACGCCTCGGCGCGGCTCACAAAAAACAAGGCACGTCTGAAACGCTATGAAGAAATGGCGTCGCAGGAATTTGATACAAGAGAAGAAAATCTTGTGATCCAGATTCCCCATGGCCGCAGGCTGGGCGAGAAAGTAGTGGAAGCAAAGAATTTAACCAAAGCCTTTGGCGATCGGTTAATTATGGAAAACGTATCCTTTCAGTTGCCGCGCGGTGGCATTGTGGGGGTTATTGGCGGTAACGGTGCTGGTAAAACCACGCTGTTTAATATGATCGTCGGAAAAGAAAAACCCACAGAGGGATCGTTGATTTTAGGGGAAACGGTGGATATTTCTTACGTCGATCAGATGCGTGACGCGCTTAATGCGGACGCTACCGTTTACGAGGAAATCACCGGCGGTACAGAATCGGTGGACGTGGGCGGCAAAAGCATGAATGGCCGGGCCTATTGTGCACGATTCAACTTTAAAGGCGGCGAACAGCAGAAAAAAGTCGGCATGCTGTCCGGCGGAGAACGGAACAGGGTTCATTTGGCCAAGCTTCTCCGAAGCGGAGGGAATCTGCTGCTGCTGGATGAACCGACCAATGATCTAGATGTCCATACGTTGCGGTCGCTGGAAGAAGGATTGCTGGACTTTGGCGGATGTGCCGTGGTAATCAGCCATGATCGCTGGTTTCTCGACCGCATAGCGACACACATTCTGGCCTTTGAGGGCAATAGTGACGTCATATGGTTTGAAGGCAATTATCAGGCCTTTCATCAATGGAAAATCAAACAGGCAGGGGAGACCACGCCCCATAAAGTGAAATACCGACCGTTCAAGCACTAA
- a CDS encoding bifunctional metallophosphatase/5'-nucleotidase, with amino-acid sequence MNIKFYVIMGLILCGFSVIGRQTLAKDAVIYIAHVNDTHSHIEPAESVLSMSNTEYVVQVGGYPRLHTQIDAWRGMAEKEGSGFLFLHGGDAFQGSGYFILFHGTPDIELLNRMGLDAMVLGNHEFDKLRPMTLETNEQGAVTSIVPGASFPDDEKLAAFIRSAHFPLVAANVLMNDQSPLYGLPQLMPYTIKEVQGEKIGIFGIVLGNMPAVSNPDKGLIFLPEADTARKIVALLKEKGVDRIIMVSHIGYEKDQQLAREVDGIDVIVGGHSHSVLGDFSSVGMVDEGAYPTWVTTPSGGKTAVVQAGCYARFAGLLKITFDEKGNVIDADSANTLLAVSDEELFPERDMKVGAGAMISWHPENQQDRQFIEENFAADVKKAYGPIIANVTSPLTHERVPTDLAGHGSLLAPVAAESLAFELAKRGQPVDFAFVNAGGIRTSISSGPYYENQTLMEVMIFGNKVATFDLTGRQIKDVFEEVITVALTDPDNDGRFPYSARLKYTYDSSLPEGQRIVDVTVMDGNGAWIGLDDAKTYHVAANNYVASGRDGYSTLKALIDANGSCSVVDCMDNQMFTEYIKNQAAAEFGSFSGLDYFPVTLIKN; translated from the coding sequence ATGAATATAAAATTCTATGTAATCATGGGCTTGATTTTATGTGGCTTTTCGGTGATAGGCCGGCAGACCCTTGCAAAGGATGCGGTTATTTATATTGCTCACGTCAATGATACACATTCACATATTGAGCCGGCGGAAAGCGTGTTGTCGATGAGTAATACGGAATACGTAGTGCAAGTTGGGGGGTATCCCCGTTTGCACACGCAAATCGATGCCTGGCGCGGGATGGCAGAAAAAGAAGGTTCCGGATTTTTGTTTTTACATGGCGGCGATGCTTTTCAGGGATCGGGTTACTTTATTCTATTCCATGGCACGCCGGATATCGAGCTGCTCAATCGTATGGGGCTGGATGCAATGGTTCTGGGGAATCACGAGTTTGATAAACTCCGTCCCATGACGCTGGAGACGAACGAACAGGGGGCTGTGACATCCATTGTTCCTGGTGCCTCTTTCCCTGACGACGAGAAGCTGGCCGCGTTTATCCGTTCTGCCCATTTCCCGCTGGTTGCGGCCAATGTCCTCATGAACGATCAGTCACCGTTGTACGGGCTGCCGCAATTGATGCCCTATACGATCAAAGAGGTGCAGGGAGAAAAAATCGGTATTTTTGGCATCGTGCTGGGTAATATGCCTGCGGTCTCTAATCCGGATAAAGGCCTCATCTTTTTGCCGGAAGCGGATACCGCCCGTAAAATCGTTGCCTTATTAAAGGAAAAGGGCGTTGACCGAATTATCATGGTGTCCCACATCGGTTATGAAAAGGATCAGCAGCTTGCCCGTGAGGTGGATGGTATTGATGTGATTGTCGGTGGTCATTCTCATTCGGTTCTCGGCGATTTCTCCTCCGTCGGAATGGTCGACGAGGGGGCATATCCCACATGGGTCACCACGCCATCAGGCGGAAAAACGGCGGTGGTGCAGGCAGGGTGTTATGCCCGGTTTGCCGGTCTGTTGAAGATTACTTTTGATGAAAAGGGGAATGTGATTGATGCGGATAGTGCCAATACATTGCTGGCTGTTTCTGATGAGGAGTTGTTTCCCGAAAGGGATATGAAGGTTGGGGCGGGCGCTATGATTAGCTGGCATCCCGAAAACCAGCAGGATCGTCAGTTTATCGAAGAGAATTTTGCGGCCGATGTTAAAAAGGCGTACGGACCGATTATTGCCAATGTTACGTCTCCGCTGACCCATGAACGCGTTCCCACGGATCTGGCAGGCCATGGCAGTTTACTGGCACCGGTCGCCGCTGAATCACTGGCTTTCGAACTGGCAAAGCGAGGACAGCCCGTTGACTTTGCTTTTGTGAATGCCGGCGGCATTCGTACGTCCATTTCATCCGGCCCATATTATGAAAATCAGACGTTAATGGAAGTGATGATTTTCGGGAATAAAGTGGCTACGTTTGATTTGACCGGTCGACAGATTAAAGACGTATTTGAAGAGGTCATCACTGTTGCACTGACCGATCCCGACAACGACGGCCGTTTTCCCTATTCGGCTCGTCTAAAATATACCTATGACTCCTCCTTGCCGGAAGGCCAGCGTATCGTTGACGTGACGGTGATGGACGGGAATGGAGCATGGATCGGGCTGGATGACGCTAAAACGTACCATGTCGCTGCAAATAATTATGTGGCTTCAGGACGGGACGGATATAGTACGTTAAAAGCATTGATTGATGCGAACGGGTCATGTTCGGTCGTTGATTGTATGGATAACCAGATGTTTACGGAATACATAAAGAATCAGGCTGCGGCAGAGTTTGGATCGTTTTCCGGCCTGGATTATTTCCCCGTTACCCTAATAAAGAACTAG
- a CDS encoding chemotaxis protein CheW — protein sequence MNYRIKQKSLAYYHCMSRIVGREMLLGELEKEHMRKLMRRIEGFTGVRVLTYAIMTNHVHVLLEEPDRDEVVSDEEFERRMAFLYSEEEMDELKERWAIWLADGCVDAVRADKERYLVRMHDISEFMKQLKQRFSRWYNRMHDRTGALWDRRFKSVLVEAGRPMRTVAAYIEMNPVRAGLSQEPQEYRFCGFGEAMGGGQAARRGIMTVAASMCVDETGWMGVSSHYLERILMYEEVREHPEDANTNHDHLREKLKNRQVLTEHERLLCRCRYFTDGRILGGKEFVDQYFSENAASFGAKRKTGARKVKGGWHSLFALRELVDW from the coding sequence ATGAACTATCGAATTAAACAGAAGTCGTTGGCTTATTATCATTGTATGAGTCGCATTGTTGGTCGCGAAATGTTGTTGGGGGAGCTTGAAAAGGAGCATATGCGCAAGCTGATGAGACGGATTGAGGGGTTTACCGGGGTGAGGGTTCTGACCTATGCGATTATGACGAATCATGTGCATGTATTGTTGGAGGAACCGGATCGGGATGAGGTTGTTTCGGACGAGGAGTTTGAGCGGAGGATGGCTTTTCTATATTCGGAAGAGGAAATGGATGAGCTAAAGGAACGGTGGGCTATTTGGCTGGCGGATGGGTGTGTGGATGCGGTTCGTGCAGATAAGGAGCGGTATCTGGTTCGCATGCATGATATTAGTGAATTTATGAAACAGCTGAAACAGCGGTTTAGTCGGTGGTATAATCGAATGCATGACCGAACAGGTGCGTTGTGGGACCGGCGGTTTAAAAGTGTGCTGGTGGAGGCGGGGCGACCGATGAGAACGGTGGCTGCGTACATTGAAATGAATCCTGTGCGGGCAGGGTTGAGCCAGGAGCCGCAAGAGTATCGGTTTTGTGGTTTTGGTGAAGCGATGGGGGGAGGACAGGCTGCGCGACGGGGAATTATGACGGTTGCCGCGTCGATGTGTGTGGATGAAACGGGGTGGATGGGCGTTTCGTCACATTATTTGGAGCGTATTTTGATGTATGAGGAAGTGCGTGAGCATCCTGAGGACGCGAACACGAATCATGATCATTTACGGGAAAAGTTGAAGAACAGGCAGGTGTTGACGGAACATGAACGCCTGCTGTGTCGGTGTCGGTATTTTACGGATGGACGTATATTGGGCGGTAAAGAATTTGTTGATCAGTATTTTTCTGAAAATGCGGCTTCTTTTGGAGCTAAGCGCAAAACGGGAGCACGCAAAGTGAAAGGTGGCTGGCACTCACTTTTTGCTCTTCGAGAGTTGGTCGATTGGTAA